From the genome of Tenericutes bacterium MZ-XQ:
TGAACTTCAGTGGTTGCTAAAATAAATATCACATGTTTTGGTGGTTCTTCTAATGTTTTTAAAAGTGCATTAAATGCACCTGTTGTTAACATATGAACTTCATCGATGATATAAACTTTAAAATTACCAACTGATGGCATGTATTTTACTTTATCGCGAAGTTCTCGAATTTCATCGACACCATTATTTGATGCGGCATCAATTTCAATCACATCAGGAATATCACCACGATCAATCCCTTTACATACATCACATTTGTTACAAGGACTACCGTTTATTGGAGATAAACAGTTGACCGCTTTCGCAAAAATCTTTGCAATCGATGTTTTTCCGGTTCCTCTTGGACCGCTAAATAGATAAGCATGTTGAATCTTATCATGCATAAGTGCATTTTGTAATGTCTTTATGATGACTTTTTGACCAGCAACTTCTTCAAAAGCTTTAGGTCTATACGCTCTATATAATGCTACATATGCCATAATATTCATCCACCCTTTCTATCTTTTTTATTATAACATATATGATATGTTAATAGGTTATTTTCCTAAGCAAAATTTCGAGAATAATTCATTTAATAAATCATCTTGATAATACTCACCTAATATTTCACCTAATGACTTCCAAGCTTGAGTTAAATCAATCGCGTAAACATCAACTGGCATATCAAGTTCAATCGATGATAAAACATTAAGCAGTGATGTTCTTGCTTCTTTAACTTTTTGGATGTGTCTAACGTTTGATAAATAATTAAAATCTCTTGAATCAATGTCTTCAAGTGATAATAACTTCAATATCGCTTTTTCCAAATCTTTTAAACCTTCTTTAGTCAGTGTAGAAATCTGTAGAACCTCTTCTAGTTGTAAAGCTTTTGGAAGATCTGCTTTATTTGCAATTATCAAACGCTTTTTATCTTTTGTTAGCTCTAGTAAATCTTTATCTTCTTTAGATATAGCTTTACTTTGATCCAAAACTAATAATATAAGTTCTGCATCTGTAATTGCCTTTTTAGAGCGATTTACACCAATCTTCTCAACAACATCTTCTGTCTCCCTAATGCCGGCAGTATCAATGAGTTTCAACGTTACACCATTTACATTAATATAAGCCTCAATCGTATCTCTAGTTGTTCCTTCAATATCTGTAACAATTGCTTTTTCTTCATTTAATAATGCATTTAGCAAACTTGATTTTCCAACATTCGGTTTACCAACAATAGCTGTTTTTACACCATCTCTGATGAGTTGATTTTTCTCTGACTCTTTCAGTAAATCATTGATTTCAACAATCAATGCTTCTGTCTTTGGTTTAATAATTTCTTTACTCATGATGATGGCATCATCATATTCCGGATAATCAATATTCACTTCAATTTGTGCAATAATTGTTAGAAGTTTTGATCTTAAATTTCTAATCAGTTTCGATGTTTCTTTTTGAACTCCTAAGTTAGCAATTTTTAAAGCTTTTTCGCTTTTCGCATGAATCAGATCCATGATAGATTCTGCTTCAACTAAATCAATTCTTCCATTTAAATATGCACGCTCACTAAACTCACCAGGTTCAGCTAATCTGATATCCATATCTAGTATACGATCCAATACCTTTTGCGTGATTAAAATACCACCATGCGTTGATACTTCAACAGTATCTTCTGCAGTAAATGATTTGGGCCCCTTCATCACTGTGACCATCACTTCATCCAAAACAGACATATCTTCGTTTAAGACATGTCCATAGTGAACGGTATGAGATTTAACTTTGGTCAAATCTCTTCCTTTAAATATTTTATTGAATTCAAAAATTGCAGTTTCACCTGAAATCCTAATAACTGAAATGCCTGCAGTCCCAAAGGCTGTAGCTATCGCAGCTATATTTTCTAAATTCATGATTTGTTTTCTCTTTCTGTATTTTCCTGTCTATCTTGTGGTTTAAATGGATTAAAGCCTCTAACAATATCTCTTACAAGTACTAAAATGACCATAAATAAACCTAATATTGTTCCTACTAAGATATAACCACTACCTAAAATAAGTCCAACCATCGCAGTAACCCAAATGGTCGCCGCAGTAGTAATACCTTTGACCACATGTGCCTGATCTTTAATGATAACACCAGCACCGACAAAACCAATACCAGTAACAACTTGTGCAATTACTCTTTGTTGCTCAGCATCTATTGCTAAGCCGCCTTGTGCAAGTCCAATTTGATATTCGAACATGAGTCTTTGCATAATTGCAATACCAGCTGAACCCATCGCTACTAAGATATGCGATGATAATCCTGCTGCTTTACCTACATTTTGTCTTTCTAATCCAACAAATGCTGATATTAAGTAAGTTAGCACTAAAGGTAAAATAATTTTAACTAGAATTTCTTCTAAAGATAAATTTAAATCTAATATCATGATTTTTTCTCCCTTTCTTCATAAATCTTATTGAAATGTATCTTTTCATTATTTTTAACGTAACCTAAAATTGCATCGATATTAACATTAGTTGCAGCTGTGTAAATAGATTGATCAATATCAGGGTTAATCTTTCTTAGATTATCAATTAACTCTTTGATTTCTCTACGTTTAGAACTTGTTTTCTCAGCTACTACAGTACAACCACAGTTCATCGATTGTATACCACTTTTTTTAATCCATCTGATAATATCTTTCTCTTTCATTTGCATCATCGGTCTAATTAATTCAATATCCTCGAAATTATCTGCCTTAATTTTTGGAACCATCGTCTTAAATTGTCCACCATAAAATATATTGAGTAATGTCGTTTCAATAACATCATCAAAATGATGCCCTAATGCAAGTTTATTACATCCTAATTCTTTAGCTGCGTTGTATAAGAATCCCCTTCTCATACGTGCACACATATAACAAGGATTTTCTTTGGCTATTTTACCTACAACTTTGAATATTTCAGAATTTCTAATTTCTAACGGGATATTCAAATATTTACAGTTGTTTTCTAAGAGTTCTCGATTGACATCTCTAAATCCTGGATCCATCGATAAGAAGACAACTTCAAATGGGATTTTATTATGTTTTTTTAGCTCTTGAAAAAGTTTTGCTAGTATCAAACTGTCTTTACCACCTGATATACCAACTGCAATCCTATCCCCTGGTTCAACTAAGTTGTATTCATTAATTGCTTTTACAAATGGTCTAAAGATGTCTTTTTTATATGTCGTCACTAAGCTTTTTTCAATGTCTATAAGTGATGCTTTAGGGTTTTCAACGATAATCGTTTGACACTCCTGAATCATATTATGCCTCTTCTTTATAAGCTTTTACAACTGCTTCACAATCTTTAGTAAAATCAGTCAATTGTTCCCAGTTTTCTAATCTACATCCTGCAGCTTTAGCATGGCCGCCACCACCATATTGATTAGCGAGTTCATTAATTGTTGGTCCATTTGATCTAAGTCTGATTCTTATTTCATTAGGATACTCAATAAATAATGCCCACACAGGATATCCATCGATACCAGATAATAAGTTTACAACAGATGCAGCTTGTTCATCAGACACATTATATTTTTCAATAATATCTCTTGTCATTTTCAGATATATAAATCCATCAGCAGTCTCAAAGTTTGAATATACATAACCCTTGAGAGCTGCCATTTCTAAAGTATCTCTACTTAACTTTGAATCGATATATTCAACATCTACACCTTTAGATAACAACATACCTGCAAGTTGATGTGTAATATTTGATACACCTCTATATCTAAATCTACCAGTATCTGTAACAATACCAGTATATAGCGCAATAGCGCCTTCTTTAGACAGTTTAAGTTCATCTTTAAATGTGTAATAGAAATATGAAATCATTTGAGCACATGATGGAAAATCTGTTTGTACCCATCTAATATCGCCATAATTATCCACAGGAATATGATGATCTATTTTAATTAAATATTTCCCCATGTTATATCTTGGATCACTGATGCGTTCCTCAGTAGCTGTGTCGA
Proteins encoded in this window:
- a CDS encoding tRNA uridine-5-carboxymethylaminomethyl(34) synthesis GTPase MnmE, with amino-acid sequence MNLENIAAIATAFGTAGISVIRISGETAIFEFNKIFKGRDLTKVKSHTVHYGHVLNEDMSVLDEVMVTVMKGPKSFTAEDTVEVSTHGGILITQKVLDRILDMDIRLAEPGEFSERAYLNGRIDLVEAESIMDLIHAKSEKALKIANLGVQKETSKLIRNLRSKLLTIIAQIEVNIDYPEYDDAIIMSKEIIKPKTEALIVEINDLLKESEKNQLIRDGVKTAIVGKPNVGKSSLLNALLNEEKAIVTDIEGTTRDTIEAYINVNGVTLKLIDTAGIRETEDVVEKIGVNRSKKAITDAELILLVLDQSKAISKEDKDLLELTKDKKRLIIANKADLPKALQLEEVLQISTLTKEGLKDLEKAILKLLSLEDIDSRDFNYLSNVRHIQKVKEARTSLLNVLSSIELDMPVDVYAIDLTQAWKSLGEILGEYYQDDLLNELFSKFCLGK
- a CDS encoding tRNA 2-thiocytidine(32) synthetase TtcA, with the protein product MIQECQTIIVENPKASLIDIEKSLVTTYKKDIFRPFVKAINEYNLVEPGDRIAVGISGGKDSLILAKLFQELKKHNKIPFEVVFLSMDPGFRDVNRELLENNCKYLNIPLEIRNSEIFKVVGKIAKENPCYMCARMRRGFLYNAAKELGCNKLALGHHFDDVIETTLLNIFYGGQFKTMVPKIKADNFEDIELIRPMMQMKEKDIIRWIKKSGIQSMNCGCTVVAEKTSSKRREIKELIDNLRKINPDIDQSIYTAATNVNIDAILGYVKNNEKIHFNKIYEEREKKS